From one Lolium rigidum isolate FL_2022 chromosome 4, APGP_CSIRO_Lrig_0.1, whole genome shotgun sequence genomic stretch:
- the LOC124648368 gene encoding uncharacterized protein LOC124648368 has translation MASPAIRSAGALRHRLPRLLSSATTRSPSYSTKVKGRRFDKETLASAKRLEEGANSREQHTKGEEEQYAKIDSPGWISLSKKCWTSIHIGGRDLEMTGAVSFLWDIADKIMDSK, from the exons ATGGCGTCGCCGGCGATCCGCTCCGCGGGAGCGCTCCGCCACCGGCTTCCGCGTCTCCtctcctccgccaccacccgcTCCCCCTCATACTCCACCAAGGTCAAA GGGCGTCGATTTGACAAGGAGACACTGGCTAGCGCGAAGAGGCTCGAGGAGGGTGCCAATTCCAGGGAACAGCACACCAAGGGCGAGGAGGAACAGTATGCCAAGATAGACTCGCCTGGTTGGATTTCGCTCTCAAAGAAGTGTTGGACTTCCATACACATCGGAGGCAGAGATCT GGAGATGACGGGTGCAGTTTCGTTCCTATGGGATATAGCAGACAAGATTATGGACTCCAAGTAG
- the LOC124649731 gene encoding ankyrin-1-like has protein sequence MKILLDHHADRNRILNNLYSPLMIAINSHSVKCVNLLLEAGADVNGIRGSTPLHAAAINGLTDIFKPLLDAGADPNVRNEYGLRPIQHAAYSGTRKGVEILFEVTSRIPAIHDWSIDGIISHVKSLPKLEDLPLYKMSRAELKEEGHKALQKGDFNAAIEFYNMAMLVDPENIDSNLFGTRGLCRLLLGNGEGALNDAHLCRAIRPDADSCWLQGYSHLQLKEYEKACGAFLDGLKLKPCFAGIEKGLRQALSLLKDSHADKKNGIEGRYREARLFLW, from the exons ATGAAGATTTTGTTGGATCATCATGCAGAT CGCAACAGGATTCTAAACAATTTATATTCACCTCTCATGATTGCTATCAATAGCCACTCAGTGAAATGTGTGAACCTACTGCTAGAG GCTGGTGCCGACGTGAATGGTATTCGTGGTTCAACCCCCTTGCATGCTGCTGCAATAAATGGCCTAACTGACATCTTCAAGCCCCTATTGGATGCTGGTGCAGATCCCAATGTTCGAAATGAA TATGGTCTCAGGCCAATACAACACGCGGCATATTCTGGTACACGCAAAGGTGTAGAGATCCTGTTTGAAGTTACTTCTCGTATTCCAGCTATACATGATTGGAGCATTGATGGAATAATTAGTCATGTAAAGTCACTGCCCAAGTTGGAG GATCTCCCTTTGTATAAAATGTCAAGAGCTGAGTTGAAAGAAGAAGGACACAAAGCTTTGCAGAAAGGGGATTTCAATGCTGCAATAGAATTCTATAACATG GCTATGCTTGTTGATCCGGAAAACATTGATTCAAACTTGTTCGGCACTAGGGGTTTGTGCCGGCTTCTACTGGGAAATGGAGAGGGTGCTCTAAATGATGCCCATCTTTGCAGGGCAATAAGACCTGATGCAGATTCATGCTGGCTGCAGGGCTACTCACATTTGCAACTAAAG GAGTACGAAAAGGCATGCGGCGCATTTCTGGATGGTCTCAAACTGAAGCCATGTTTTGCTGGAATCGAGAAGGGGTTAAG GCAAGCTCTGAGTTTATTGAAAGACTCTCACGCTGACAAGAAGAACGGCATAGAGGGGCGATATCGTGAAGCACGTCTTTTCCTTTGGTGA
- the LOC124648370 gene encoding protein NRT1/ PTR FAMILY 5.2-like, with the protein MENGHGEYAQDGSVDLRGNPVLRSKRGGWTACTFIVVYELFERLAYYGIASNLVMYMTRNLHQGTVEASNNVTNWSGTVFLTPLIGAVVADAYLGRYWTFVAGSAIYLMGMILLTLSVTVPALKPPPCDGTTCPRASALQLGVYFGGLYTIALGHGGTKPNISTIGADQFDDFDAVEKLQKLSFFNWWMFTIFVGILFSSTVLVYLQDNVSWSVGYGVPTLGLLASVVVFLAGTPLYRHKKPHGSPLTSIGKVVAAAVWKHSVKLPVDGKQLHELELEHYTSRKRFRIDATDSMRFLNKAAANVNDDRVSRRLPPWTLCTVTQVEETKQIAKLAPLLLTMVVPCTLFAQAGTLFVKQGATLDRRLGGFLVPPASLGAVVVLAMLICLALYDRVFVPAARRRTRNPRGITLLQRIGAGLLLQAVTMALTSAIESRRLRFARSHAPDAHGVVPLTIFVLLPQFLLMGASDALLLVGQMEFFYDQAPESMKSLGTALSLTAYGAGNILSSAVLSLVVRVTGKRGTPWVTNNLNASHLDYYYALLAVLAAANLSVFVALSGSYTYRAESRETIGVAMDVQGEPLLHCTSWIVNSVVQKFCKIQCGCLIHLLPNERVQVPSGPPQQKPLKPEGSCKERRSRQHETWAAATDGKLTRCMGWARPGRGDRALRRSRRQGATSIPAVWDPDGGIGWEAVEGTLSATRVAGWGHGGTDTLSTENKCLLS; encoded by the exons ATGGAGAACGGCCATGGAGAGTACGCGCAGGACGGCTCCGTGGATCTCCGCGGCAACCCCGTCCTCCGCTCCAAGCGCGGCGGTTGGACTGCCTGCACCTTCATCGTCG TGTACGAGCTGTTCGAGAGGTTGGCCTACTATGGGATCGCGTCGAACCTGGTGATGTACATGACCAGGAATCTGCACCAGGGCACTGTCGAGGCCTCCAACAACGTCACCAACTGGTCCGGCACCGTCTTCCTCACGCCGCTCATCGGCGCCGTCGTCGCCGATGCCTACCTCGGCCGCTACTGGACCTTCGTCGCCGGCTCAGCCATCTACCTCATG GGCATGATATTGCTGACGTTGTCAGTCACCGTGCCGGCACTGAAACCGCCGCCCTGCGACGGCACCACCTGCCCGCGCGCCTCCGCCTTGCAGCTGGGCGTCTACTTCGGCGGGCTGTACACCATCGCGCTTGGCCATGGCGGCACGAAGCCCAACATCTCCACCATCGGCGCCGACCAGTTCGACGACTTCGACGCGGTGGAGAAGCTGCAGAAGCTCTCCTTCTTCAACTGGTGGATGTTCACCATCTTCGTCGGCATCCTCTTCTCCTCCACCGTCCTCGTCTACCTCCAGGACAACGTGAGCTGGTCAGTCGGCTACGGCGTGCCCACGCTTGGTCTTCTGGCttccgtcgtcgtcttcctcgccGGCACGCCGCTGTACCGCCACAAGAAGCCGCATGGTAGCCCGCTGACGAGCATCGGGAAGGTGGTCGCGGCGGCCGTGTGGAAGCACAGCGTGAAGCTACCCGTGGACGGCAAGCAGCTGCACGAGCTGGAGCTGGAGCACTACACGAGCAGGAAGAGGTTCCGCATAGACGCCACGGATTCCATGAGGTTCCTGAACAAGGCGGCCGCCAATGTTAACGACGACCGCGTGTCGCGGCGGCTTCCGCCCTGGACGCTGTGCACGGTGACGCAGGTGGAGGAGACGAAACAGATCGCCAAGCTTGCGCCGCTGCTCCTCACCATGGTCGTACCCTGCACGCTGTTCGCGCAGGCGGGCACGCTGTTCGTGAAGCAGGGCGCGACGCTGGACCGGCGCCTCGGCGGGTTCCTGGTTCCCCCCGCGAGCCTCGGCGCGGTCGTCGTGCTAGCCATGCTCATCTGCCTCGCGCTCTATGACCGCGTATTCGTCCCTGCCGCACGGAGGCGCACAAGGAACCCGAGGGGGATCACGCTGCTGCAGCGGATCGGCGCCGGGCTGCTGCTCCAGGCGGTGACCATGGCGCTTACATCGGCGATCGAGAGCCGGAGGCTGCGCTTCGCCAGGAGCCACGCCCCTGACGCCCACGGCGTTGTTCCCCTGACTATTTTCGTGCTGCTGCCGCAGTTCCTGCTGATGGGCGCCTCCGATGCGCTCCTGTTGGTGGGCCAGATGGAGTTCTTCTACGACCAGGCGCCGGAGAGCATGAAGAGCCTCGGCACGGCGCTGTCCCTGACGGCGTACGGCGCGGGCAACATCCTCAGCAGCGCCGTCCTCTCGCTCGTCGTGCGTGTGACCGGGAAGAGGGGGACACCGTGGGTGACCAATAACCTCAACGCTTCGCACCTCGACTACTACTACGCGCTCCTCGCTGTGCTCGCCGCGGCCAACCTTTCGGTATTCGTTGCGCTCAGCGGAAGCTACACATACCGAGCGGAGTCGAGGGAGACGATCGGCGTCGCCATGGACGTGCAGGGCGAGCCA CTTCTGCACTGTACTTCTTGGATTGTAAATTCTGTTGTTCAGAAATTCTGCAAGATTCAGTGCGGCTGCTTG ATCCACCTCCTTCCAAACGAGCGCGTTCAGGTGCCTTCTGGTCCACCGCAGCAGAAGCCGTTGAAGCCTGAGGGGAGTTGTAAGGAGCGTCGCTCCAGGCAGCATGAGACCTGGGCGGCGGCGACAGACGGGAAGCTAACCAGGTGCATGGGATGGGCGAGACCAGGGCGCGGCGACAGAGCGCTGCGTCGATCCAGGCGGCAGGGCGCTACGTCGATCCCGGCGGTGTGGGACCCGGACGGCGGCATCGGATGGGAAGCCGTCGAGGGAACTCTGTCGGCCACACGAGTTGCTGGATGGGGACATGGTGGCACAGATACCTTGAGTACTGAAAACAAATGTTTGCTGTCGTGA
- the LOC124707222 gene encoding uncharacterized protein LOC124707222 codes for MAAAVAAHGQANGQTLKHAWAFWLVSGQVASERTVHTFSTVDEFWSLYNNILHPSKLGVGADLYCLKDKIEPKLEDPICANGGKWTISCGKGKSDTLWVHTLLPLIGGRFEYEDEICGAVLRVRRTQDMIAVWTKDSANEPAQQIISNQWKGFMDYKDSIEFIVHDSGATTVQCWSTKLPQDLFGLIYNRVPDPRSRVRFAAVCKSWFATASRHPTPPALPWLLLLPRDGDKMKRLYCHEENQILRVPALRGFKDHWFIGCHEGGWVATYDPGPFKIVNLFSGFEVALSEKQKWIPRSGRLCKTMIWNIIFSKPPTSSDCILAAITDVSPLALCRVGCPDGGWTIQERRYSVGLADITFWNGELYGLTLEHFDLVKLEIGINKDGAPLVTGVNRPVVTTEHQVPPLDVWYNKVDVSYIFELNGKLGMAVKFPWSPNFRPYFKVFNLVHTNTGERMADCPFKWEEVTSLGDFALFLGPNCSRAVYVPEDRHGNVQRNRIYYIHRSCLGRNVVPEDDLVFLAISNDDGDPVYFKEDDHDGVDMIRAVGYYARRGPYPPMWLLPPDF; via the exons ATggcggccgccgtcgccgcgcacgGGCAGGCTAACGGCCAAACGCTCAAGCACGCCTGGGCCTTCTGGCTCGTCAGCGGGCAGGTCGCCTCGGAGAGGACCGTCCACACCTTCTCCACCGTCGACGAATTCTGGAG CCTTTACAACAATATCCTTCACCCTAGCAAATTGGGCGTGGGAGCTGACCTCTACTGCCTCAAGGATAAGATTGAGCCAAAATTGGAAGACCCCATTTGTGCTAATGGAGGTAAATGGACCATCAGTTGTGGCAAAGGGAAATCCGACACGTTGTGGGTGCATACA TTACTGCCACTGATTGGTGGACGATTCGAATATGAGGATGAAATTTGTGGAGCAGTCCTCAGGGTGCGTAGGACACAGGACATGATAGCTGTATGGACTAAAGATTCTGCTAATGAACCTGCTCAG CAAATCATCAGCAATCAGTGGAAGGGAtttatggattacaaggactctaTTGAGTTTATCGTTCATGATAGTGGTGCAACGACGGTACAATGCTGGTCTACCAAGCTTCCACAGGATCTCTTTGGTCTCATCTACAACAGGGTGCCAGATCCGCGCAGCCGCGTGCGTTTTGCTGCTGTCTGCAAGTCGTGGTTTGCTACAGCTTCACGGCATCCCACGCCGCCTGCACTCCCGTGGCTGCTCCTCTTGCCACGCGATGGCGACAAGATGAAGCGCCTTTACTGTCATGAGGAAAACCAGATCCTGCGTGTCCCGGCCCTGAGAGGTTTCAAAGACCACTGGTTCATTGGCTGTCACGAAGGTGGCTGGGTTGCCACGTATGATCCGGGCCCTTTCAAAATCGTTAACCTCTTCTCAGGCTTTGAGGTGGCGCTCTCCGAGAAGCAGAAGTGGATTCCCCGCTCTGGTCGCCTTTGCAAAACAATGATTTGGAATATCATATTCTCCAAACCACCCACTTCGAGCGATTGTATCCTCGCCGCCATTACGGATGTTTCTCCTCTTGCGCTCTGTAGGGTTGGCTGTCCAGATGGTGGGTGGACGATTCAAGAACGGAGATACAGTGTCGGGCTTGCGGATATCACCTTCTGGAATGGTGAGCTCTATGGCCTCACACTAGAGCACTTTGACCTTGTCAAGTTGGAGATCGGCATAAACAAAGATGGTGCGCCACTGGTCACGGGTGTCAATCGGCCGGTGGTCACCACAGAGCACCAGGTGCCCCCTCTTGATGTCTGGTACAACAAGGTGGATGTCAGCTACATTTTTGAGCTGAACGGCAAGCTTGGGATGGCTGTGAAGTTCCCGTGGTCACCTAACTTCAGACCTTACTTCAAGGTGTTTAACCTCGTTCACACCAACACCGGCGAGAGGATGGCAGATTGCCCGTTCAAATGGGAGGAGGTGACAAGCTTGGGTGACTTTGCCCTATTTTTGGGTCCAAATTGCTCCAGGGCTGTCTACGTGCCGGAGGACAGGCATGGCAACGTGCAGAGAAACCGCATCTATTACATCCACCGTAGTTGCTTAGGGAGGAACGTGGTCCCGGAGGATGACCTGGTGTTCTTGGCAATCTCGAACGACGATGGCGACCCTGTgtacttcaaggaagatgaccatGATGGCGTGGATATGATCAGAGCGGTAGGATACTACGCGAGGAGAGGCCCTTATCCTCCCATGTGGCTTCTCCCTCCAGATTTTTAG